GCAATGAGCCCGAACAGCAACTGCGCGGGCTCGCCTTCCCGCATGTACGCGAACAGCTCCCACACCCCAAAGCCGAAGCAGAAGATGATCGCACTCGCGATCAGCACGCGGTGGAACGGGATCAGTGAAGACATAGCGGACTCCCGGTTCAGGGGTACTATTTCACTGCCGAGCGCGCCGAGTACACAAAGATCGTACGGTGTCGGGGCGCCGGCTGCCACTCTGCGTCCCCCGCGTGCTCTGCGGCGCATACGTAACTGACTTCGTAAAACCTTGCACTACCTTGCACTTAGTGCGACGCGGCGGCGAGCATCAGCCGCTGCTGCGCCTCCTCCTGCTCCTCGCCTCGCGCCCAGCGGAAAAAGACCACCGTAATGGCCACCCAGAAGATGAGCCCGCCCGGCACCCACATGATCAGCCCACCGAGCTGCTGGTCGTCCAGCGCGGAGAGCGCGAAGACGCGCGGCGCCCTCTCGTAGAAGGGGTAGAGCACGCGCTCGGAGAGCGTGATCAGCGCGGACACGATGGACATGGGCACGCCGAAAGCAAAGAGGTACAGCATCTGGAGCGGGCCCGCCAGCCGGCCCAGCTCTGGCAGCGGGGTCACGACTGGCCACCACATGAGCACCGCCGCCGCCATGAACATGAGGTGCTGCACGATGTGCAAGTCGTGATGCTCGAGCGCCGCGTTGTAGAAGCGCGGCAGGTGCCAGGCAATGAAGACCACGTTGTAGATGGCAAAGGCGGCGAGCGGCCGGGTCGCGAGGCGGAGGGCGCGCATCACAGCAGCCGGCCGCAGCAGCGGCCGGAGCAGCCAGCCGGGAGTGCCCAGCAGCAGCAGCGGCGGCATGATCAGCATGAGCAGCAGGTGCTGCACCATGTGCGCGCTGAACAAGAAGTTGTCGCTCAGGTCGTGGATCGGCCCGTTGAGCGCCAGGAGCATGGTCAGCAGTCCCAGGAGGAAGCAGGCGACGCGGCCCGGGCCGACGGCGTCGCCCAGGGCATAACGCCGTCGCAGCGGCCCGATCCCGGCCAGGTAGGCGGCCAGCAGCAGCCCGCACCCCGCGAGAACGCTGGGGTGCGCCTCCCCGTGTGTCCAGGAGAAGGCCGCACCGCCGTGCAGCGCGGCCAGGAGCGGAGCCGGCGCCAGCA
The Gemmatimonadota bacterium genome window above contains:
- a CDS encoding cytochrome c oxidase assembly protein; translation: MMLAPAPLLAALHGGAAFSWTHGEAHPSVLAGCGLLLAAYLAGIGPLRRRYALGDAVGPGRVACFLLGLLTMLLALNGPIHDLSDNFLFSAHMVQHLLLMLIMPPLLLLGTPGWLLRPLLRPAAVMRALRLATRPLAAFAIYNVVFIAWHLPRFYNAALEHHDLHIVQHLMFMAAAVLMWWPVVTPLPELGRLAGPLQMLYLFAFGVPMSIVSALITLSERVLYPFYERAPRVFALSALDDQQLGGLIMWVPGGLIFWVAITVVFFRWARGEEQEEAQQRLMLAAASH